From a single Leptospira levettii genomic region:
- a CDS encoding tetratricopeptide repeat protein — protein sequence MAVDNDYLSYMNKGNYAMALNLLDQALLQNPEDPILLYNFALCCFQTKNFKKTIQVLDRILSEYPGFIELDNVYRLKVFSLVELKEWESAEGIIKERLQIAVDDAKLLSFLAHVYEYTHRLDDAINIHRRILKANPDYKNSLNSLGYLLALKKKLNAEERAEAIRSLKKALELDPNNPAYLDSFGYFLQTNGKPEEAWKAYRKALQKNPNHPVLLERLKNLKK from the coding sequence ATGGCTGTAGACAACGATTACCTTTCTTATATGAACAAAGGCAATTATGCCATGGCCTTAAACCTTCTTGACCAAGCACTATTGCAAAATCCAGAAGATCCTATCCTCTTATACAATTTTGCTCTTTGTTGTTTCCAAACCAAAAACTTTAAAAAAACAATTCAGGTTTTAGATCGGATCTTAAGTGAATACCCAGGTTTTATCGAACTAGACAATGTCTACCGACTCAAAGTGTTTTCTCTTGTTGAACTGAAAGAATGGGAATCTGCAGAAGGGATCATCAAAGAACGATTGCAGATTGCGGTAGATGATGCCAAACTCCTCTCCTTTTTAGCCCATGTATATGAGTATACTCACCGTTTGGATGATGCGATCAACATCCACAGACGGATTTTAAAAGCCAATCCTGATTATAAGAATAGTTTGAATTCTCTTGGTTATTTACTCGCTTTAAAAAAGAAACTAAACGCAGAGGAAAGAGCAGAAGCCATTCGTTCCTTAAAAAAAGCCTTAGAACTGGATCCCAATAATCCTGCTTATTTGGATAGCTTTGGGTATTTTTTACAAACCAATGGGAAACCAGAAGAAGCATGGAAGGCATATCGTAAGGCCTTACAAAAGAACCCAAACCACCCAGTCCTCCTCGAAAGACTCAAGAACCTAAAGAAATAA
- the surE gene encoding 5'/3'-nucleotidase SurE, with protein sequence MNLLITNDDGISSAGIKALERVLGKSYKTYLIAPLKERSVTSMALTVFQGMRVERINDNHYIADGFPVDCVNIGLYAEIFPKIDFVISGINRGVNMGYDVHYSGTVGAAKHGALHGIPSLAVSSGRIDPEDGYVKEAELVLTFLETYKSQIQSGEIWNLNFPPEISGTGTISELVFTRLGRRRYSEKYEKKQIIEGVSEFQLNGSLLGHDEETGTDFEAYYQGKIPVTPIQLDLTEKNRLKELQSK encoded by the coding sequence TTGAATTTACTCATCACGAATGACGACGGAATCTCTTCCGCCGGTATCAAAGCTTTGGAACGAGTCCTTGGCAAGTCTTACAAAACATACCTCATTGCTCCTCTCAAAGAACGATCTGTGACATCCATGGCTCTGACTGTTTTCCAAGGCATGCGGGTGGAGCGGATCAATGACAACCATTACATCGCTGACGGATTCCCTGTGGATTGTGTGAACATTGGTTTGTATGCAGAGATTTTTCCAAAAATTGACTTTGTGATCTCTGGGATCAACAGAGGTGTGAACATGGGATATGATGTACATTATTCAGGGACAGTTGGTGCTGCCAAACATGGTGCTTTACATGGGATCCCGTCGCTTGCTGTGAGTTCTGGTCGTATTGATCCTGAGGATGGGTATGTAAAAGAAGCCGAACTCGTGTTAACCTTTTTGGAAACATACAAATCCCAAATCCAGTCAGGTGAAATTTGGAATTTAAATTTTCCGCCAGAAATTAGCGGAACGGGAACCATCAGTGAACTCGTTTTTACCAGACTTGGTCGTAGGCGATATTCAGAAAAATATGAGAAAAAACAAATCATTGAGGGTGTCAGCGAATTTCAGTTAAACGGAAGTTTACTTGGGCACGATGAAGAAACAGGCACAGACTTTGAAGCCTATTACCAAGGAAAAATCCCTGTGACACCTATCCAATTGGACCTAACGGAAAAAAATCGACTGAAGGAATTACAATCCAAATAA
- a CDS encoding LIC10415 family protein, which translates to MDVRLNRLLNSAEKLIQDKKDTKDVSGKAGNQTQKADEKSDFVVSLPVQYHNIQSRLTELQKQLSKEQSRIGLLEDNTQEENKLKELLFEGEPLFPELAEGNKSKPEILETSKATVSGLLAELKKKEVESENIFSLGMMLNPEEFKGKIGSVSTASMKPISETMVKRLLGG; encoded by the coding sequence ATGGATGTTCGTCTCAATCGTCTCCTCAACTCAGCCGAAAAATTAATCCAGGACAAAAAAGACACCAAAGATGTCTCTGGAAAGGCAGGAAACCAAACCCAGAAGGCAGATGAAAAATCTGATTTTGTGGTAAGCCTTCCTGTTCAGTACCACAATATCCAATCACGGCTCACAGAATTACAAAAACAACTTTCGAAAGAACAATCTCGGATTGGACTTTTAGAAGACAATACCCAAGAAGAAAACAAACTCAAAGAACTTTTGTTTGAGGGAGAGCCACTCTTTCCAGAGTTAGCAGAAGGAAACAAATCCAAACCTGAAATTTTGGAAACAAGTAAGGCAACGGTTTCTGGCCTTCTTGCTGAACTTAAGAAAAAAGAAGTAGAAAGTGAAAATATCTTTTCTCTAGGTATGATGTTAAACCCAGAAGAGTTTAAAGGAAAAATTGGATCGGTTTCCACTGCTTCCATGAAACCTATTTCAGAAACAATGGTCAAACGTCTCCTTGGCGGTTAA
- a CDS encoding APC family permease, which produces MELKRSLNTFDSISVLFSSMVGSGIFFTSGYLIKETGNLWIVLLCWIIGGLLALSGSITYAYAARLLPFAGGDYVYLKVAYSPAIAFMSGWSSLLTNFSACVSVLALAFGKYVQILFPELPYFESPTYTLLGLDLQVSSLTLIGILPILFFSGLNYFGIKSAVRVQNVFAVLKITGLLLFLALGFTIGSTHWNYLLNSPFPNILELSFYSKVLIGIVPVSFSYLGWNMITYIAEEVKNPEKTIVRSAITACFLVAGLYFAINLLFVISAPIDELAGQDGIGAIAFQKLFGVNYSILTTSFIAWVILGSMSAILIGGSRVYFAMARDGVFLPSFSKVHPKWHSPYVSIFFQGFVAILFLFVKEIEALLYMITCSILILSCLTAATPFRFEKMGMKSDYKIPFYPLPIFLYIFANIAVMVILFVEKPITASWGLMITLIALPVYYLLRLDKKLKPSKK; this is translated from the coding sequence TTGGAATTAAAACGTAGTCTTAATACTTTTGATTCCATCTCCGTTTTATTCTCATCGATGGTGGGATCGGGGATTTTTTTCACTTCTGGGTATTTAATCAAAGAAACAGGAAACCTTTGGATAGTCCTCCTCTGTTGGATCATTGGTGGTCTGCTTGCTTTATCAGGTTCCATCACTTACGCTTATGCCGCAAGACTCCTCCCCTTTGCAGGTGGAGATTATGTATACTTAAAAGTTGCCTATTCGCCAGCCATCGCCTTTATGAGTGGTTGGTCATCTTTACTCACTAATTTTTCTGCCTGTGTTTCTGTACTTGCCTTAGCCTTTGGTAAGTATGTACAAATTTTATTTCCCGAACTCCCCTACTTTGAATCGCCCACCTATACACTATTAGGTCTTGATTTACAAGTGAGTTCCCTTACCCTCATTGGAATTTTACCCATTCTCTTTTTTAGTGGATTGAATTATTTTGGAATTAAGTCTGCGGTTCGCGTACAAAATGTATTTGCTGTTCTAAAAATTACAGGACTTCTGTTATTTTTGGCACTTGGGTTCACAATAGGTTCTACACATTGGAATTACCTTCTTAACTCTCCCTTTCCAAACATTTTGGAACTTTCCTTTTATTCCAAAGTTCTCATCGGAATTGTACCCGTATCTTTTTCTTACCTCGGGTGGAATATGATCACATACATTGCCGAAGAAGTGAAAAACCCTGAAAAAACCATTGTTCGATCAGCCATCACAGCTTGTTTTCTTGTCGCAGGACTTTACTTTGCAATCAATTTACTTTTTGTCATTTCAGCCCCTATCGATGAATTGGCGGGACAAGACGGGATTGGAGCTATCGCCTTTCAAAAGTTATTCGGAGTTAATTACTCAATCTTAACAACAAGTTTTATTGCATGGGTGATTTTAGGATCTATGTCCGCTATTCTGATTGGAGGAAGCCGGGTATACTTTGCCATGGCAAGGGATGGAGTGTTTTTACCTTCGTTTTCCAAAGTCCATCCAAAATGGCATAGTCCATATGTATCCATTTTCTTTCAGGGTTTTGTTGCGATTCTCTTTTTGTTTGTAAAAGAAATTGAGGCCTTACTGTATATGATCACTTGTTCGATTCTTATCCTGTCTTGTCTCACAGCAGCGACTCCATTTCGATTTGAAAAGATGGGAATGAAATCCGATTATAAAATTCCTTTTTATCCCCTACCAATCTTTTTGTATATCTTTGCGAACATTGCTGTGATGGTAATTTTATTTGTCGAAAAACCAATCACTGCCTCCTGGGGGCTCATGATCACACTCATCGCATTGCCTGTGTATTATTTACTTCGATTGGACAAAAAACTGAAACCTTCTAAAAAATAA
- a CDS encoding potassium/proton antiporter codes for MIDSFTLQALVISTLVIFSILSSKLFFRFGFPILLIFLTFGMLAGADGPGRIDFNDYSLAQSIGIFALIYILFLGGLESEWDSLKDFLAVGIRLSIFGTILTALILGVLIHLLFPVLGFMESFLLGSIVSATDAASVFNIFKTGSSDLPVHLKKIIEFESGSNDAVGVLLTTIFMNLITADASFSGFQFFRFFVMQVLVGMMMGYSMGILILYLMNSVKLGYDGLYLVFITASVPFIYAVTTVFQGNGFLAVYIAGIIVGRNKFIHKKSIFRFLNGYVWILQIGMFLCFGLLVYPTRMANIWVPGLLIGVLLILLARPLAVFISLFRVNLPIKEKLFISWVGLRGASPIILATFPIAQGLVWGDLLFHIVFFVVLVSLLIQGSLIPRVAQWLGILKVDPDRKIYRPTDFDNIEFPGMTLQELIVPYNSSVVDKALFEIKLPDQSHILLIARGEQFLIPSGNTQVKGGDVVWVLAKDDVMPIIGKTFMSIA; via the coding sequence ATGATCGATAGTTTTACCTTACAAGCACTCGTTATTTCTACTCTTGTCATTTTCTCCATTCTATCGAGTAAACTTTTTTTCCGTTTTGGATTTCCGATTTTGCTTATCTTTCTAACCTTCGGTATGTTAGCTGGTGCTGATGGTCCAGGTAGAATTGACTTCAACGACTATAGTTTAGCACAATCCATTGGTATTTTTGCACTCATTTACATCCTGTTTTTGGGAGGGCTTGAGAGTGAGTGGGATAGTTTAAAAGATTTTCTCGCAGTTGGGATTCGACTTTCTATTTTTGGAACCATTTTAACGGCACTCATTTTAGGAGTTCTCATCCATCTTTTGTTTCCTGTCCTTGGGTTTATGGAATCCTTTTTACTTGGATCCATTGTCAGTGCTACTGATGCTGCATCTGTATTTAATATTTTTAAGACAGGTTCTTCTGACCTTCCTGTTCATTTAAAAAAAATCATCGAATTTGAATCAGGATCCAATGATGCAGTGGGTGTACTTCTCACCACAATATTTATGAATCTCATCACCGCAGATGCAAGTTTTAGTGGATTCCAATTCTTTCGTTTTTTTGTAATGCAAGTTCTTGTTGGCATGATGATGGGATATAGTATGGGAATCCTCATATTGTATTTAATGAATTCCGTCAAACTAGGGTATGACGGTCTTTATTTGGTATTCATCACTGCATCGGTTCCCTTCATATATGCGGTGACAACCGTATTCCAAGGGAATGGGTTTTTAGCAGTCTACATCGCGGGGATTATCGTTGGTCGCAATAAGTTCATTCACAAAAAATCCATTTTTCGGTTTTTGAATGGTTATGTTTGGATCTTACAAATTGGTATGTTTCTTTGTTTTGGATTACTTGTGTATCCTACAAGAATGGCAAATATTTGGGTTCCTGGACTTCTCATTGGGGTATTACTCATATTATTGGCAAGACCACTCGCTGTTTTCATTTCCTTATTTAGAGTTAATTTACCCATCAAAGAAAAATTATTTATCTCATGGGTAGGACTCAGAGGTGCATCACCCATTATCCTTGCTACCTTTCCGATTGCCCAAGGTCTTGTTTGGGGGGATTTACTCTTTCACATTGTATTTTTTGTCGTTTTGGTATCTCTACTCATCCAAGGGTCTCTCATTCCAAGGGTGGCACAGTGGTTAGGAATTTTAAAAGTAGATCCAGATCGTAAAATTTATCGTCCTACAGACTTTGATAACATCGAGTTCCCTGGAATGACCTTACAAGAGTTAATCGTTCCATACAATTCAAGTGTTGTTGATAAAGCTTTGTTTGAAATCAAACTACCGGACCAGTCGCACATCCTACTCATTGCGCGGGGAGAACAATTTTTAATTCCTTCCGGCAACACACAAGTGAAAGGTGGGGATGTCGTTTGGGTATTAGCAAAAGATGATGTAATGCCTATCATTGGCAAAACCTTTATGTCAATCGCCTAA
- the bcp gene encoding thioredoxin-dependent thiol peroxidase, producing the protein MLEVGKKAPNFTCVNQNGEKVKLADLTGKNGVVVYFYPRDMTPGCTTEACDFRDNFARLKKFGYNVVGISKDNPKSHTKFIEKQELNFDLISDESGEICEAYGVWREKVFMGRKGMGIVRSTFLLDSSLKIKKIYDSVKVKGHVEEIIKDIQEIQGK; encoded by the coding sequence ATGTTGGAAGTAGGGAAAAAAGCCCCCAATTTTACATGTGTCAACCAAAACGGCGAAAAAGTGAAACTCGCCGATCTAACAGGGAAAAATGGAGTCGTTGTTTATTTTTATCCAAGAGATATGACTCCTGGATGTACAACAGAAGCCTGTGACTTCCGAGACAACTTTGCCCGTCTCAAAAAATTTGGATATAATGTCGTAGGTATTTCCAAAGACAACCCAAAATCCCATACCAAATTCATTGAAAAACAAGAACTCAATTTTGATCTCATCTCCGATGAATCAGGGGAAATCTGTGAAGCTTATGGTGTTTGGCGCGAAAAAGTATTTATGGGACGCAAAGGAATGGGAATTGTTCGTTCGACCTTCCTTCTAGACAGTTCTCTCAAAATTAAAAAAATCTATGACAGCGTGAAGGTAAAAGGACACGTTGAAGAAATCATTAAAGACATTCAGGAAATCCAAGGGAAATGA
- a CDS encoding leucyl aminopeptidase, with amino-acid sequence MKIEISPLQIQIGNFKSGSFYKLIPIFQEDVKEELGKKFPTQIETKVFSGELGKEFRDEADQTIYLGLGEKDKLNFRKFISHFFKYGEKILNYDGMGLEIHISKALSKKFSADRIAYQIANTLYIGSYPVSVLQTKKKDKEKKKVGAVFLKFEDKSVSSLAESGLSKSKVVAKHVNGARHIAHLPANYFTPNDFVSRAKEIAKEYKLSVKVWDEAQLKKEGLGGILAVSRGSELEGKMVILEYKPAKAKKKFAIVGKGLTFDTGGISLKPPGEMHEMKYDMCGAAATIHAIGAIAALEIPIHIIAAIGVAENMPDGKAIKPGDVYTAYNGTTVEVQNTDAEGRLVLGDVLSYVSKNYKPDYMVDLATLTGAVIIALGHEAAAILTNSDPLREALFKASEASDDRVWELPLWEEYGEDLKSDIADLKNITGGGKGAGTISAGVFLSKFVDESINWAHIDIAGAAWRKKKSGTQFHGPTGYGVRLLVDLAKELASK; translated from the coding sequence ATGAAAATCGAAATCTCTCCACTCCAAATCCAAATCGGAAACTTCAAATCTGGTTCCTTTTATAAATTAATTCCTATTTTCCAAGAAGATGTGAAAGAGGAACTCGGAAAAAAATTCCCAACACAAATTGAAACCAAAGTGTTTTCTGGAGAACTGGGAAAAGAATTTCGAGATGAGGCAGATCAAACCATTTATCTTGGATTAGGCGAAAAGGATAAATTAAACTTCCGAAAATTCATTTCTCATTTTTTTAAGTATGGAGAAAAAATCCTAAACTACGATGGAATGGGATTGGAAATTCATATTTCGAAAGCACTTTCCAAAAAGTTTTCTGCAGACCGAATTGCCTATCAAATTGCCAATACACTCTATATTGGAAGTTATCCAGTTTCAGTATTGCAAACAAAAAAGAAAGACAAAGAAAAAAAGAAAGTGGGAGCCGTCTTTTTAAAATTCGAAGACAAATCTGTTAGTAGTTTAGCAGAAAGTGGTCTTTCTAAAAGTAAAGTTGTCGCAAAACATGTGAATGGTGCTCGCCACATCGCTCACTTACCGGCAAATTACTTCACTCCAAATGACTTTGTTTCTAGAGCAAAAGAGATAGCAAAGGAATACAAACTCTCTGTAAAAGTTTGGGATGAAGCTCAACTCAAAAAAGAGGGGTTAGGCGGAATCCTTGCTGTCTCTCGTGGTTCTGAGTTAGAAGGCAAAATGGTGATTCTGGAATACAAACCGGCAAAAGCCAAAAAGAAATTCGCCATTGTTGGAAAAGGATTAACATTTGATACAGGTGGAATTTCTTTAAAACCTCCTGGTGAAATGCATGAAATGAAATATGATATGTGTGGAGCCGCTGCAACGATCCATGCAATCGGTGCCATTGCCGCACTTGAAATTCCTATCCATATCATTGCAGCCATTGGTGTTGCGGAAAATATGCCAGATGGAAAAGCAATCAAACCTGGTGACGTTTATACTGCCTATAATGGAACGACTGTGGAAGTACAAAACACAGATGCAGAAGGAAGACTCGTGTTAGGTGACGTTCTTTCCTATGTTTCCAAAAACTACAAACCCGATTATATGGTGGATTTGGCAACTCTCACTGGAGCCGTCATCATTGCGCTTGGACATGAAGCTGCTGCCATCCTGACAAATTCTGATCCATTACGAGAAGCACTCTTTAAAGCATCAGAAGCATCCGATGATCGGGTATGGGAACTACCTCTATGGGAAGAATATGGGGAAGACTTAAAGTCTGACATCGCAGATCTCAAAAACATCACAGGTGGTGGGAAAGGTGCAGGGACGATTTCCGCAGGTGTATTCCTTTCCAAGTTTGTAGATGAATCCATCAATTGGGCTCATATCGACATTGCGGGGGCTGCATGGCGAAAGAAAAAATCGGGAACCCAATTCCATGGACCTACTGGTTACGGCGTACGTTTGTTAGTGGATCTAGCAAAGGAATTAGCAAGTAAGTAA